Proteins found in one Eriocheir sinensis breed Jianghai 21 chromosome 43, ASM2467909v1, whole genome shotgun sequence genomic segment:
- the LOC127010458 gene encoding protein tramtrack, beta isoform-like isoform X4 — MDGELLSLKWNNHRTTFYHVISGLRNKETYTDVTLACEGKFYPVHKLVLSTCSEYFSDIFDRTPCKNPVVVLKDINCQDLEFLLDYMYIGEVNVRQNELSSLIKAAECLRIKGLAVPDEEPKKTSSGSSSSNNAGSQGRQRPDLGSPPAKRRRAEERRVTEQSPGRPPGDDSPDQEAGGAAGKASGSEGGRSRDQLDDKQADVSVEQPTVQIKVEQHDNYEQSANDEFLVQSNSYDGGGGGGEEGDGPHSSEGNTNDFPEFLQSTVEKEEPVAMSDFNPSDFPGPSGLQNSGMTPWESENSSAGFAEGLSGAVAAAVAAASQPQQQRQQQQLWARRPPWVSGSGHQESEVHTSLEDAHLISQAVHAAPEEGPQSPRRLQVALHNMYRGSQHTHKCPYCPYTSRLSSNVRRHVRTHTGEMPYSCPQCDFRCKDASSMKRHQATHARRALAPAIDPTRSSTQI; from the exons ATGGACGGTGAACTACTTTCACTGAAGTGGAACAATCACCGCACAACCTTCTACCATGTCATCAGCGGACTCCGCAACAAG gAAACCTACACAGATGTGACTCTGGCATGTGAGGGCAAATTCTATCCCGTCCACAAGTTGGTTCTGTCCACCTGTAGTGAATACTTTAGTGATATTTTTGATCGCACACCATGCAAGAACCCAGTAGTTGTTCTCAAAGACATAAACTGCCAAGACTTGGAGTTTTTACTAGATTATATGTACATTGGTGAAGTCAATGTGAGACAAAATGAACTGTCATCTCTCATAAAAGCAGCCGAGTGTTTGCGAATCAAAGGCCTCGCAGTGCCTGATGAGGAACCAAAGAAGACTAGCAgtggaagcagcagcagcaataatgcAGGCAGTCAAGGGAGGCAGCGGCCTGACCTTGGCAGCCCTCCAGCCAAGAGACGGCGAGCAGAAGAGCGGCGAGTGACTGAACAGAGCCCTGGCAGACCACCTGGGGATGACAGCCCAGACCAGGAGGCTGGGGGGGCAGCAGGCAAGGCCAGTGGAAGTGAGGGAGGCAGGTCACGGGACCAGTTGGATGACAAGCAGGCTGATGTCAGTGTTGAGCAGCCGACAGTGCAAATTAAAGTAGAGCAGCATGACAACTATGAACAGTCTGCCAACGATGAGTTTCTAGTACAAAGCAatagttatgatggtggtggtgggggtggggaggaaggtgatGGCCCTCACAGTTCTGAGGGCAATACCAATGACTTTCCAGAGTTCCTTCAGTCAacagtggagaaagaggaacctGTGGCTATGAGTGACTTTAACCCTAGTGACTTTCCTGGACCTTCTGGCCTCCAAAAT AGTGGAATGACTCCCTGGGAAAGTGAAAACAGTTCAGCGGGCTTTGCGGAAGGATTGTCTGGGGCTGTGGCTGCAGCCGTGGCAGCTGCGTCACAACCACAGCAACAGCGTCAGCAGCAACAGTTG TGGGCGCGCAGGCCTCCATGGGTATCTGGCAGTGGGCACCAGGAGTCTGAGGTGCACACAAGCTTAGAAGATGCACACTTGATCAGTCAGGCTGTACATGCGGCACCAGAGGAGGGGCCACAGAGTCCCCGGAGGCTGCAGGTGGCCCTCCACAACATGTACAGAGGCTCGCAGCACACCCACAAGTGCCCTTACTGTCCTTACACCTCTCGACTCAGTTCCAATGTAAGGAGGCACGTGCGCACCCACACTGGCGAGATGCCCTACTCCTGCCCTCAGTGTGACTTTCGATGCAAAGACGCCAGTTCCATGAAGCGACATCAGGCCACACACGCCCGCCGTGCCCTGGCCCCCGCCATTGACCCAACTCGTAGTTCGACACAAATATAA
- the LOC127010458 gene encoding longitudinals lacking protein, isoforms A/B/D/L-like isoform X15, whose protein sequence is MDGELLSLKWNNHRTTFYHVISGLRNKETYTDVTLACEGKFYPVHKLVLSTCSEYFSDIFDRTPCKNPVVVLKDINCQDLEFLLDYMYIGEVNVRQNELSSLIKAAECLRIKGLAVPDEEPKKTSSGSSSSNNAGSQGRQRPDLGSPPAKRRRAEERRVTEQSPGRPPGDDSPDQEAGGAAGKASGSEGGRSRDQLDDKQADVSVEQPTVQIKVEQHDNYEQSANDEFLVQSNSYDGGGGGGEEGDGPHSSEGNTNDFPEFLQSTVEKEEPVAMSDFNPSDFPGPSGLQNSGMTPWESENSSAGFAEGLSGAVAAAVAAASQPQQQRQQQQLLEEAGRMLVCEPVGGPLTEPRGEEGGQLRCPVCGRPSSRRDHLRRHMRIHTGEKPHKCPYCPFRSLLKWNVKSHMQRRHSLDWMPLAGSQ, encoded by the exons ATGGACGGTGAACTACTTTCACTGAAGTGGAACAATCACCGCACAACCTTCTACCATGTCATCAGCGGACTCCGCAACAAG gAAACCTACACAGATGTGACTCTGGCATGTGAGGGCAAATTCTATCCCGTCCACAAGTTGGTTCTGTCCACCTGTAGTGAATACTTTAGTGATATTTTTGATCGCACACCATGCAAGAACCCAGTAGTTGTTCTCAAAGACATAAACTGCCAAGACTTGGAGTTTTTACTAGATTATATGTACATTGGTGAAGTCAATGTGAGACAAAATGAACTGTCATCTCTCATAAAAGCAGCCGAGTGTTTGCGAATCAAAGGCCTCGCAGTGCCTGATGAGGAACCAAAGAAGACTAGCAgtggaagcagcagcagcaataatgcAGGCAGTCAAGGGAGGCAGCGGCCTGACCTTGGCAGCCCTCCAGCCAAGAGACGGCGAGCAGAAGAGCGGCGAGTGACTGAACAGAGCCCTGGCAGACCACCTGGGGATGACAGCCCAGACCAGGAGGCTGGGGGGGCAGCAGGCAAGGCCAGTGGAAGTGAGGGAGGCAGGTCACGGGACCAGTTGGATGACAAGCAGGCTGATGTCAGTGTTGAGCAGCCGACAGTGCAAATTAAAGTAGAGCAGCATGACAACTATGAACAGTCTGCCAACGATGAGTTTCTAGTACAAAGCAatagttatgatggtggtggtgggggtggggaggaaggtgatGGCCCTCACAGTTCTGAGGGCAATACCAATGACTTTCCAGAGTTCCTTCAGTCAacagtggagaaagaggaacctGTGGCTATGAGTGACTTTAACCCTAGTGACTTTCCTGGACCTTCTGGCCTCCAAAAT AGTGGAATGACTCCCTGGGAAAGTGAAAACAGTTCAGCGGGCTTTGCGGAAGGATTGTCTGGGGCTGTGGCTGCAGCCGTGGCAGCTGCGTCACAACCACAGCAACAGCGTCAGCAGCAACAGTTG CTGGAAGAAGCAGGGAGGATGCTGGTGTGTGAGCCAGTGGGTGGCCCTTTGACTGAGCCTAGGGGTGAGGAGGGTGGACAACTGCGTTGTCCAGTTTGTGGCCGGCCCAGCAGTCGGCGGGATCACCTCAGGAGGCACATGCGTATCCACACCGGGGAAAAACCTCATAAGTGCCCCTATTGTCCTTTTCGCAGCCTCCTTAAGTGGAATGTTAAGAGCCACATGCAGCGTAGACATAGTCTTGATTGGATGCCACTAGCTGGGTCTCAGTAG
- the LOC127010458 gene encoding protein tramtrack, beta isoform-like isoform X10: MDGELLSLKWNNHRTTFYHVISGLRNKETYTDVTLACEGKFYPVHKLVLSTCSEYFSDIFDRTPCKNPVVVLKDINCQDLEFLLDYMYIGEVNVRQNELSSLIKAAECLRIKGLAVPDEEPKKTSSGSSSSNNAGSQGRQRPDLGSPPAKRRRAEERRVTEQSPGRPPGDDSPDQEAGGAAGKASGSEGGRSRDQLDDKQADVSVEQPTVQIKVEQHDNYEQSANDEFLVQSNSYDGGGGGGEEGDGPHSSEGNTNDFPEFLQSTVEKEEPVAMSDFNPSDFPGPSGLQNSGMTPWESENSSAGFAEGLSGAVAAAVAAASQPQQQRQQQQLVGDDGVAGGGGEGDDSDPYTCPVCGCVCRGQNQWLLHCATHSPAAIARFRCPYCNYGTNDRSNFRRHLTVHTGVKNFRCPRCGRRSNDRSNMKKHVLRCAMVIPTYQVG; the protein is encoded by the exons ATGGACGGTGAACTACTTTCACTGAAGTGGAACAATCACCGCACAACCTTCTACCATGTCATCAGCGGACTCCGCAACAAG gAAACCTACACAGATGTGACTCTGGCATGTGAGGGCAAATTCTATCCCGTCCACAAGTTGGTTCTGTCCACCTGTAGTGAATACTTTAGTGATATTTTTGATCGCACACCATGCAAGAACCCAGTAGTTGTTCTCAAAGACATAAACTGCCAAGACTTGGAGTTTTTACTAGATTATATGTACATTGGTGAAGTCAATGTGAGACAAAATGAACTGTCATCTCTCATAAAAGCAGCCGAGTGTTTGCGAATCAAAGGCCTCGCAGTGCCTGATGAGGAACCAAAGAAGACTAGCAgtggaagcagcagcagcaataatgcAGGCAGTCAAGGGAGGCAGCGGCCTGACCTTGGCAGCCCTCCAGCCAAGAGACGGCGAGCAGAAGAGCGGCGAGTGACTGAACAGAGCCCTGGCAGACCACCTGGGGATGACAGCCCAGACCAGGAGGCTGGGGGGGCAGCAGGCAAGGCCAGTGGAAGTGAGGGAGGCAGGTCACGGGACCAGTTGGATGACAAGCAGGCTGATGTCAGTGTTGAGCAGCCGACAGTGCAAATTAAAGTAGAGCAGCATGACAACTATGAACAGTCTGCCAACGATGAGTTTCTAGTACAAAGCAatagttatgatggtggtggtgggggtggggaggaaggtgatGGCCCTCACAGTTCTGAGGGCAATACCAATGACTTTCCAGAGTTCCTTCAGTCAacagtggagaaagaggaacctGTGGCTATGAGTGACTTTAACCCTAGTGACTTTCCTGGACCTTCTGGCCTCCAAAAT AGTGGAATGACTCCCTGGGAAAGTGAAAACAGTTCAGCGGGCTTTGCGGAAGGATTGTCTGGGGCTGTGGCTGCAGCCGTGGCAGCTGCGTCACAACCACAGCAACAGCGTCAGCAGCAACAGTTG GTGGGTGATGACGGAGTGGCAGGTGGCGGAGGGGAAGGTGACGATAGTGACCCCTACACATGCCCCGTTTGTGGCTGTGTATGCCGAGGGCAGAACCAATGGCTTTTACACTGTGCCACCCACTCTCCTGCAGCCATAGCACGTTTTCGGTGTCCCTACTGTAACTATGGGACAAATGACCGAAGCAACTTCCGCAGGCATTTGACTGTTCACACAGGAGTTAAAAACTTCAGGTGTCCACGATGTGGCAGACGTTCAAATGACCGCAGTAATATGAAAAAACATGTGCTTAGATGTGCCATGGTAATCCCTACATACCAAGTTGGATGA